In the Phyllopteryx taeniolatus isolate TA_2022b chromosome 1, UOR_Ptae_1.2, whole genome shotgun sequence genome, tCACCAGAAAGGAAAGATGACAAGTCGAGCGATGAAAAAGCTGATGCTGAACACCACAAAAAGGCCATCACACAGCCGCTGGTATTTCGCATAGTTGGCTAGCTTGGCTGCCTGTAAAGGTAAATGAGCCATTCCTTTTTAAGTAAACACGCGGGGTATATGTAAAATTAGACACTCTGTAGTAAAGAAAATACCAGCAGTTTTAGGTATAAAAGAGAAAGCAGTATAGAATTcatttgaaccaaaaaaaagaggTAGCATAAGTGCACACATATTCAGCGATGTTGTTTTGCTCATAAATTgcacaaataacaaataatagtTGGCAGTATATGGGTCAATACTACGGCAAAGTGCCTTTTGTGACCTCATCAGAATCATTCAGTcttcatgaaaatgtagcagaataatgaaactgaGGTCATAACTGGCCAAACAGTAGAATGACAAGTCTcttgaaatgtgtttccttccatttttaaatttttttccccccattggatgaacatgattttggcaTATTCCACACACTGCTATGCTAGCTACagtgtgtgtaataagtggTCAAATGATACTAAATCATTTGTCTACAACAAGTTACAGTATTTGAAAAAACGAGTCATTTTTATCATGTGTATTCTATGTTCGTAATCAGAATCCCTGAAATTGTTGTTCACCCTGTCCTTAGGTGTTAACTGCTCCTTTAAGAAACCCTCTCatgcaggggtcaccaacgtgGTGCTCGCAGGCATATTTCTAGAAATATACAGGGGggcaattaaaataaataaataaatgtataaaactgGCAGTCCTTTGTATTAATCAGCTAAAACAGTGGATAGTTgcagaataaatatttacatttatttttggtcattttcatcatattgttTTTAGTTGAatgttgtcaagcttaacatgtccactctgtcattgTGAATAACAGTTCATATAAAACCCTTCAGaaatttgaaatgttaattttattaaacAGTACAGAGTCACTATCTGAATCATATGACTAAGTGAAGGTCCACCATGTGCTCATAAATGCTtacattagccaaaaatgtccaccctgtcagcaagctcacatattttgctATTTGCATATACATTGTCTAgttacaggcggcacggtggacgactggttagagcgtctgcctcacagttctgaggactggggttcagtccccggccccccctgtgtggagtttgcatgttctccccgtggctgcgtgggttttctctgggttttttttcctcccacatcccaaaaacatgcatgaattggagactctaaattgcccgtaggtgtgggtgtgagtgcgaatggttgtttgtttatatgtgccatgcgattggctggcaaccagttctgggtgtaccccgcctcctgcctgaagatagctgggataggctccagcactcccacaaccctagtgaggataagcggctcagaaaatggatggatagttacacttaatttataaaatgtcaGTGAGCTGAACCAATATGCATTTTAAACAGCATAGCATCTCCTTAACACAATGAAGTTCTGTGGAAAATCTAAACATTTTGGGGTGAAATGGGGAAGTCTCAAGGGCACCTCATGGTTATACTGACCCGCACATCTGCCAACAATCAAGTGTCTTGTCTGAACTCCAAACAGTCAACTGATTTAGTCATATGGAATTTCCATACATTTTACAAGAAACTCTGCTAACAAATGGTCATGGTTTATAAAGAAACTGATTGACATAAACAAAGCACTGCAAAGTCCACCACGTACAAGTGGGGAAAACATAGCATAATAGGACCTTTTGCCAAGTACTACTGTACAGATGAAAACAATACCTCACgtcccacatacagtatcttggCTATGGGTGAAGGTGGGAAGTGGAAGCTTTTTCTTGCATAaagatacattacatacatacagtgtagGTACTTGAGACAACGTAATACTTTCATGATTACACCAGACCTAAATTCTAGTCTGCTGGTACGcactaactatccatccatccattttctgagccgcttttcctcactagggtcgcgggcgtgctggagcctatcccagctgtcatcgggcaggaggcggggtacaccctgaactggttgccagccagttgcagggcacatacaaacaaacaaccattcgcactcacagtcatgcctacgggcaatttagagtctccaattaatgcatgtttttgggatgtgggaggaaaccggagtgcccggagaaaacccacgcaggcacggggagaacatgcaaactccacacaggcgaggccggggattgaacccgggtcctcagaactgtgaggctgacgctctaacccgtcgcccaccgtgccgccacgcaCTAACTACACATCTTAATTATCTATTTAACAATACAACAttgcagtttgtttttcaactgtATTGTAcagatatttttcaaaatgttctggTTATGTATTTTAACCTATTAGGATCCTTAAACAACATTCTTTGTCAAAACAGCAGGTACAGTGGAATGCCCCTAAGgttgtatttatatttgaaaacagaCCCAAATTTTAGGGCAAAAATACGCTTCAAAAGTCACACTGAATCAAAGTAAACATTAaagtttttcatttgtgtgtttttgtcatgcCACCACAGAACGGTAACAGTGATGGCAAAAAGGAAAACTGACGACTGCAACAGTGAAAGTTGTAAACACGTCTGCCTTGGTTGCTCAGTGCAGTAATGTAAGGCTACAGTGACAACAACTGGATATTAAAGGTAATTTACTTTTTAGTTGCTTGTCCACAAATAGTGGACaagcaagtgtgaaattaaacaacctagtaatatttttgttatccatcTACTTATTTCTGATGGCACCTTTGTCCCCAAAGCTTGTGTTTGGAGATAAAAAGAAATGCTTACAAGCTTTTGTGCTCGTTAAGGAAAGAGGGGCACGGAGTGatatgtggaaacattttgcttacACAGCCGACAATCGGGGAAAGTCAAAAGGTACTGCAACCTGCCTGCAAAGACGACAGGAGGTAACAGTATGGCCATACAGCTTGCTGAGCGGCACCGTCAGTGTAAAGGACGGCAGCCAGGTCACCAAATGTGACACATTTAAACGACTTATCTTCAAATACCATAGAAATCAAACGAGTGTGAATTATTTAGTGACAAGCAAACTTGTAACGCACTGGTTGCATTTCACAAGGGAATTAATCaatagtgttgtttgtagaTAAGCAGGGTTTAGCACTAAGCAATCAATTACGCAGCTGCACTGAGTTATACATTTAAGAAACACTTCTGAATAATGGTGGAGTGGTCTAGTAAAGGATATTTAAAAAGCCCAATGCATGAGCTTATTCACCTTTAGCAAGGCAACATTTACACTTCAATAAATGATACGCCCTTGAAATGCGTTATCAAGGGCTGAGTAGAGATATTAATATAGTTTTATTAAACAGaatttgcggcggcacggtggacgactgtttagagTCTGcctagagcgtctgcctcacagttctgaggaccggggttcaatcccctgctccgcctgtgtggagtttgcatgttctccccgtgcctgcgtggcttttctgcgggcactccggtttcctcccacatcccaaaaacatgcatggtaggttaattgaagactctaaattgcctctaggtgtgactgtgagtgcgaatggttgtttgtttatatgtgccctgcgattgcctggcaaccagttcagggtgtaccccgcctcctgcccgatgatagctgggataggctcaggaaagccggctcagaaaatggatcgatggatgaatAAACAGCCTTTGTTGTAGATGTATTTACagtaatgtgaaaatgtgactTGAAGCACACCATTTAATAGACCGTGTTCAACCTTTAAGGTTCTACTGAAGAGACTAATTAAGTGTGCCAAGCCTCTACGTGTAAACACTGCATCTTTTTCTTGTTATACTCAAACAAAAGCCTTCCCTTACCTCAAGGAAGATGTCTGATGCATCATGCACACACATGACCAGAGTGCCTGCTCTTAGCATGTTGTTGGCGTAGGAGAAAGTGATAAGGACAATGGTGGCCAGGTGGTGGACAAGCATGATGAAGAAATCCTAACATGGATGAAATGAGGAGAAAGAGGTAAAACACTTTGTATAAAGTTAAAATGACAAGAATACAAGCCTTTCATGTAAATATGCAGACTTGTAGTTTTGTGATTAAGTACAACATACGGTGAGGTGGGTAGAATAGTCAAatattttactcaagtaaaagtactgttactacagaaaaattactcaagtaaaaaagtcttccaaataattacttgtaAGAGTAAGAGGAAGTATTCAatgaaaaactactcaagtaatgAGTAACTGGCTAGTAACtcctgatttattcattttttaagttGTGCATTTatgtcaaattaaaaataataataattaaaataggaatatgcaaattgaaatatttcccaacaatatcactttaaatcaaagtttttataaaataacaaactaaGGCAAATTCTgcttcaaatttttttaaatgaaattaactttacagtatttgtttacaTACATGAAACAGCACAACAATATCTctttaaatcaatgtttttataaaatgacAAACTAAGGCAAATTCCGCCGTAAGAGATGGTCTCAAATTAACTTGCTGTTTACATACATGAAACACCACAATAGGCTAACCAGGCAGAGATAATTAATTACTGGTAtataattatactgtatataatttcaTTATATTGAACTTTTGACTGGGGGATTTACCTACATTTATCAGCATTGCTGACATCTTTTTCATTTCTCAAAACAATGTGAGTTTTGCCATCTTAACATCTTTATCTTTAGTGTTGTGTATACATTGTGGATGGCTTTTCTCCCTGCTCCTTTTGAATGTGCACAAGCCTTTTTATTGTGAGGAATGGAGAGAGATCAATCTGCTGGTTTTATTCCATGGTGcattacattttgcaaatgcAGACAGACCACCTATTGTACGTTTCTCAAGTTCCAAGTGGATTTTTTGTAGGCTGAAATGACTAAGTTTTAGGCAGACAGATAACAGAGCTGTTCTTTTTCGTAGTCcgtcaatccattttcttataATTACTTGGGGTGAGCTTGAGTCTATCTTTAAGGTAAATATAGATGTCTGCCATGTTTTACGTAAAGTCACTTTGAAAAATTTGTTGCTGTGTGCGGTCATGCGACCGCCGGGCTCTGTTCAATTggtcaaatggagtcaaacgtTGTTACATCACTATTAGATACAGATTGTGACAAGTCTCTGACGAACCAAAATAGATCGTGCAAACAATGATAAATACCTGTAGCTAAAAATACAAGGAGCAAGTGGAATATAGGTCCAAGTAATGGAGTTAAACTTGTGTTTATTCTTAGCAAAAAATACTAAAGGTCAGCTGCatcaaaactactctgacaGTTACAATTTATCACAaaagttacttgagtaaatgtagcttgttactacccacctctgtttaaGGGCCAATGAAAAGCAAATTTTAAGCTACTTTGTGGTACTGTAGTGTTTCGTTGCCCAACCTGTTTTACCAGAATATCAGCTAATTCGAATACAATACAACAGTAATGAATATGAACACAAAAGTAACAGGACTTATGATATGACATGGGAGAAATAGTGGTGATAGAGAGGTTTTTAGTCTTTAGTACCTGTGTTGACTCACCTTACGTTTTATGTCTGTGAACTGGGAAAACATCAGGGACCAATAGAATGCCAGCTCAGCCACATAGTGATTGAATTGTTGAGGACTCTGATGCTACAGGAGGgagagtaaaataaaaacacctgtAACACTAGTCTTATAGTGCAGAAACAATCCCTAATGACCTCACAATATGGGCTAGTGAATGTGAAATATATGAACCTGAAAGGGATAGTTGTCCCAGCATTGTCTGGTATTCCATGTCCAGGGCGACTGAGAGAAACACATTCGGTAGGGTTTAATCAACAAAACATACAGAGTACTTGATAATATTTCAGCTCAACTTACCACCCATAAATGACGAACGGCATAAATAAAAATCCCCAAGTAAAATGTGAACCGCCACCTGaagtaaacaaaataaagggGACGTTGATGTTTtaattaatgtttaaactggtatatacagtagaatAAATGCACACACTTGTTTTACAACCTACATGCTCTCGCAGAACTTTGTCTGCATGCTGGGCTTGTCTTGGTTGCGGCGGATGCGAAACCATCTCTGTATTTTCCGTACATCCCAGTCCAGTTGCTTGGAAAGTCCCTCCAGTTTCTTTGCTTCTGGACACTAGTGAGGACAACGAAGAGAGGAATTACCTTCTTTTGGTTGTCTAAACAGCTAATAAAACCCCAAATTCCAGCTGGTTTGGCAGGCAGGCTTAGTGCACCCCAAGAGGATATCATTACATCTGCCATGGTGTAACGCAGATGACGTTTGACAGACAACAGGGCACACATTGGCCTAAATATGTACCGTTTTGGACAGATAAACCCTCTCCAGGACAGCATTAGGCTGGACTTGTCGATGCACTCCCGCCTGAATCTGAAGTATGTGGGCACAAGGCTTGGCCACTAGCCTGTATACACACAgatggagaggggggggggaatgaccGAGTGGGGGAAGGGACACAAATGATATAGTTAAGCAAGACATTCACATAGGGCAAGAGTCAGTGGGGAGTTTACTTGGAATAGGAATAGATGAACTTTTAACCACGTCATTGACAGAAACTGCTGAGGTTCACACTAGCCTACAGAGTCGTTGCCTGTGTGTTAGAGGGAGAAAATTACAGAGACTTGTAGGGGGACACGGAAAACAAGAAATCCCGGGGAATGTGGCACCTAGTCCAAAGAGTCCCTGATGACCTGTCATGTGAGCCTATTAGACAAAACGCTAATGGGTGTCACAAGATAATCAGCTTCGACTGACCAGTGTTCATCCTCCATTTCTAAACCCACCCCATTATCTCAAATAGTTTTCCCCAACATGGAAAAAAGAGGGATTTGAGAGAAGCACAGCCATGGTTTGGGCCTGCCCACTTGCTGCTTTGCTTCCCTCTGAATGAAACACGCACATTTAACTCAACTTTGCCCAAGAATACAtaagcaaacaaaaagaaaacgccCCTTGTTTTCAAGTAAACATTCAACAAGCAGTGGGATTCTCAACCATTGCAAGTAGTCGTGTAACGTAAAGAGACACAACAGTCTCATCTGGGACTCCGAAATGAAACACGTACGTGATTGACACATTGCTACATTCCATTTTCTGTTGATAAAGTTGACCTGTACTCAATCCTTTCACTCGTGGATCTAAATATAGACTTGTAATGCAGTTCTGCGTGTACTAGCGTGTGTTGTGTTCCGTGGGATCACGACTGCCAAGCCCTTTAGTGGTCGAGTGTTGTTTAATGAGCAACATATGGAGCCCTCGAAAGAAACACGAAAGAGTAACGGGGAAGCAGACAAACGTGACTCGAGTTTTACCTTTCGAACAGGATCCTCAGCACAAAAACCCCGACCGCCAGCGGAAGGGCATACAGTATGTCTCCCACTCGAGGATACTCCACGCCAGGTGGCGGATGCTCCAGGTCCGCCCAGGAAACATTTTCGGGAAGCCAAAATCTGTCGCTCCAAAACCAGGCTGAGAACGAGGAAGTCATCGGAGGAGCGACGGAGCAGCAAGCGAGTAAGGTAGCGTTTTTCAAAGTTGTAAAGGTTACGCTCCCACCTCCTTCCAAAAGATCAGCACAGGCGCTAAGCAGGCATTACCGCCGCTTAACTCAAAAGAGTAAAATGTGCAAGGCGGCTTACTTGACACGTAAAAGGCAACACCCACCGCAAAAACTTTCAATGACGCTCCTGAGCGAGCGGCCGCCCCCCACCGCAGTCACGCAGGAAGCCGCCTGCCGCCTGCCGCCCGCCCTGCGCCCTGAGCCCTGAGCCCTGAGCCCTGAGCCGTGAGCCCTGAGCCCGAGCCTTGAGCCTCGTCAAACCGCCTGCTTGCCCACTCTGTCAAGT is a window encoding:
- the LOC133480412 gene encoding ceramide synthase 5-like → MTSSFSAWFWSDRFWLPENVSWADLEHPPPGVEYPRVGDILYALPLAVGVFVLRILFERLVAKPCAHILQIQAGVHRQVQPNAVLERVYLSKTCPEAKKLEGLSKQLDWDVRKIQRWFRIRRNQDKPSMQTKFCESMWRFTFYLGIFIYAVRHLWVSPWTWNTRQCWDNYPFQHQSPQQFNHYVAELAFYWSLMFSQFTDIKRKDFFIMLVHHLATIVLITFSYANNMLRAGTLVMCVHDASDIFLEAAKLANYAKYQRLCDGLFVVFSISFFIARLVIFPFWIIHTVLIESWEIAGPYQAWWLFNGLLLVLQTLHIIWFYLIARIAIKAIFKGKVAKDDRSDIESSSDEEIYSSNSKHPNQTSGPMSNLNGEKHDH